From a single Entelurus aequoreus isolate RoL-2023_Sb linkage group LG12, RoL_Eaeq_v1.1, whole genome shotgun sequence genomic region:
- the LOC133661371 gene encoding protein Wnt-7b-like, with the protein MLIISSRSALLSVYYPQIFLILTSGSYLTLSSVVALGANIICNKIPGLAPRQRALCQSRPDAIIVIGEGAQLGINECQYQFRYGRWNCSALGERTVFGQELRVGSREAAFTYAITAAGVAHAVTTACSQGNLSQCGCDRDKQGYHDREQGWKWGGCSADVKYGVEFSRRFVDAREIKKNARRLMNLHNNEAGRKVLEERMKLECKCHGVSGSCTTKTCWITLPKFREIGYLLKERYGAAIQVEPVHASRLRQPSFLRLKEGRGYQKPADTDLVYLERSPNYCEEDRATGSTGTRGRLCNGTSAYTDGCNVMCCGRGYDTLHYTRVWQCNCKFHWCCFVKCNICSEKSEVFTCN; encoded by the exons ATGCTCATCATCTCGTCTCGCAGCGCGCTGCTGTCCGTCTACTACCCGCAGATCTTCCTCATCCTCACCAGCGGCAGCTACCT GACATTGTCCTCGGTAGTGGCTCTGGGCGCCAACATCATCTGCAACAAGATACCAGGACTGGCGCCCCGTCAGCGAGCCCTCTGTCAGAGCCGCCCAGACGCCATCATTGTCATCGGCGAAGGCGCCCAGCTGGGCATTAACGAGTGCCAGTACCAGTTCCGCTACGGCCGGTGGAACTGCTCGGCCCTGGGCGAGAGGACGGTGTTCGGACAAGAGCTGAGAGTAG GTAGCAGAGAGGCAGCCTTCACGTATGCCATCACGGCGGCCGGCGTGGCCCACGCGGTCACCACGGCCTGCAGCCAGGGCAACCTGAGCCAGTGCGGCTGCGACCGCGACAAGCAAGGCTACCACGACCGCGAGCAGGGCTGGAAGTGGGGGGGCTGCTCGGCCGACGTCAAGTACGGCGTGGAGTTCTCGCGCCGCTTTGTGGATGCCCGGGAGATTAAGAAAAACGCACGGCGTTTGATGAACCTGCACAACAACGAGGCAGGCAGGAAG GTCCTGGAAGAAAGGATGAAGCTGGAGTGCAAGTGTCACGGCGTGTCTGGTTCCTGCACCACTAAGACCTGCTGGATCACCCTCCCAAAGTTCAGAGAGATCGGTTACCTGCTAAAGGAGCGTTACGGCGCCGCCATTCAAGTGGAGCCGGTCCATGCGTCCCGCCTCCGCCAACCTTCCTTTCTACGCCTCAAAGAGGGTCGGGGATACCAGAAGCCCGCCGACACCGACCTGGTGTACCTGGAGCGCTCGCCCAACTACTGCGAGGAGGACAGGGCCACGGGGAGCACGGGGACGCGGGGCAGACTGTGCAACGGCACCTCGGCGTACACTGACGGCTGCAACGTGATGTGCTGCGGCCGGGGGTACGACACGCTCCACTACACGAGGGTCTGGCAGTGCAACTGCAAGTTCCACTGGTGCTGCTTTGTCAAGTGCAACATCTGCAGTGAGAAATCGGAGGTTTTTACCTGCAACTAG